From the genome of Geobacter sp. SVR, one region includes:
- a CDS encoding bifunctional riboflavin kinase/FAD synthetase — protein MQILKDPRTFNQNIHKSIITIGNFDGVHRGHAAIFNRVTSEGARQGLSSVVVTFEPHPLKVVAPELAPQLITTFNQKAALIAAAGIDCLAVIPFTAEFSRMPADSFVREILCRSLGMRHIIIGHDYAFGRDRQGNFETLAHLRTECGFLLEDLDPVGQGKDVFSSSLARRLISAGDMAGASAILGRYHVISGRVVHGREMGHKLGFPTANIATPNELVPPDGIYAVMVAANGGLYQGACSIGTNPTFDGKERSIEVFLLDFSGELYDTEIALCFVQRLRDMIKFPDAEALIRAIGADVSATRAILAEVEGHLIAPLIPGFSDRGAA, from the coding sequence ATGCAGATATTAAAAGACCCCCGAACATTCAATCAAAACATACATAAATCGATTATAACCATCGGAAACTTCGACGGTGTTCATCGCGGGCATGCGGCGATCTTCAATCGCGTCACATCGGAGGGCGCCAGACAGGGGCTATCATCGGTGGTGGTAACCTTCGAGCCTCACCCCTTGAAGGTGGTGGCGCCGGAACTCGCTCCGCAGCTCATTACGACGTTCAATCAAAAAGCCGCCCTGATTGCCGCCGCCGGTATCGATTGTCTGGCGGTGATTCCGTTTACCGCCGAATTCTCACGCATGCCCGCCGACAGCTTTGTTCGGGAGATTCTCTGCCGGTCCCTCGGCATGCGCCACATCATCATCGGGCACGATTATGCCTTTGGCCGCGATCGTCAGGGCAATTTCGAAACGCTGGCGCACTTGAGAACTGAATGCGGCTTCCTGCTGGAGGATCTCGACCCGGTGGGGCAGGGTAAGGATGTCTTCAGCAGCAGCCTGGCCCGGCGCTTGATCTCCGCAGGCGACATGGCCGGAGCCTCGGCCATCCTGGGGCGCTATCACGTCATCTCGGGTCGGGTGGTGCATGGCCGCGAAATGGGTCACAAGCTCGGCTTTCCTACCGCCAATATCGCAACCCCGAACGAACTGGTTCCGCCGGACGGGATCTACGCCGTGATGGTGGCTGCCAACGGCGGGCTCTATCAGGGTGCCTGCAGTATCGGCACCAATCCGACCTTTGACGGCAAAGAGCGCTCCATCGAGGTGTTTCTGCTCGATTTCTCGGGAGAGCTCTACGACACGGAAATAGCCCTCTGCTTTGTCCAGCGCCTGCGGGACATGATCAAGTTCCCCGATGCGGAGGCATTGATCCGTGCCATCGGTGCCGATGTGAGCGCCACCCGGGCAATTCTGGCCGAGGTGGAGGGCCATCTGATCGCTCCGCTCATTCCAGGCTTTTCAGACAGGGGAGCGGCGTGA
- the recG gene encoding ATP-dependent DNA helicase RecG, producing the protein MTALSLDKSGRITIPTEMLAKLGLKPGDSLALELRDGALVIQPTSPARQKASPAAPEKPGDPPVAVRHAIARKNLQTPMQFIKGIGPKMAELLEKRGIKTVGDALYLLPLRYEDRRELIPVARLRPGTSQVFQGRILAADSVTTRGGRRVFEAMVGDASGQIALKWFNANAVWMKRTWKVGREGIFTGEVSVFGHQREVHHPDVEWLEEGTDVREIMAADPANFGRIVPVYPLTEGLQQKPMRKVMREVVARFLDDVENHLPASLLTPHDFMPVPAALRQVHMPPADADLAGLNEGRSQAHRSLAFEEFFFWELGLALKRRGITLEEGIAFQVTHRYTKQLARLLPFELTAAQRRVLSEIKADMMAPHPMHRLVQGDVGCGKTLVALMAALVAVENDYQVAIMAPTEILAEQHWLTIHRWCAELGIETVLLTAGMKGRAKSDAMARVTEGSARIVIGTHAVIQDKVEFKRLGLGIIDEQHRFGVLQRGILKKKGSNPDILVMTATPIPRTLAMTLFGDLSLSVIDELPPGRTPVETRVYFESRRAQVYDMIRREIGQGRQAYLIYPLVEETEKSDLRAAAQMAEHLRTDIFPGLRVALLHGRMSPEEKEAVMGSFKARETDILVATTVIEVGIDVPNATVMVIEHAERFGLSQLHQLRGRVGRGQARSYCILLTSGKLSEDGEKRLHEMEKTNDGFRIAEADLEIRGPGDFLGTRQSGMPDFRIANILRDGQILETARKAAFELLAADPELSGSDHVRLREELVSRWGQRLELGSIG; encoded by the coding sequence ATGACCGCTCTGAGCCTCGACAAATCCGGCCGCATCACCATCCCCACCGAAATGCTTGCAAAGCTGGGCCTGAAACCGGGGGACTCCCTGGCCCTTGAACTGCGCGACGGGGCTCTGGTTATCCAACCGACTTCCCCGGCACGCCAGAAGGCCTCCCCTGCAGCCCCGGAGAAGCCGGGTGATCCCCCCGTTGCCGTCAGGCATGCCATTGCACGCAAGAATCTCCAGACGCCGATGCAGTTCATCAAGGGGATCGGCCCCAAAATGGCAGAACTGCTTGAAAAACGGGGCATCAAAACGGTCGGGGATGCACTCTATTTGCTGCCCCTGCGTTACGAAGATCGCCGGGAGCTGATCCCGGTCGCGCGGTTACGCCCCGGGACCTCCCAGGTTTTCCAAGGGAGGATACTGGCGGCGGATAGCGTGACCACCCGAGGAGGGCGGCGCGTCTTTGAGGCGATGGTCGGGGATGCCAGCGGCCAGATCGCCCTCAAGTGGTTCAACGCCAATGCCGTCTGGATGAAACGCACCTGGAAGGTCGGCAGGGAGGGTATTTTTACCGGGGAAGTGAGTGTTTTCGGACATCAGCGCGAGGTGCACCACCCGGACGTGGAATGGCTGGAGGAAGGGACGGACGTGCGGGAGATCATGGCAGCCGACCCGGCCAATTTCGGCCGCATCGTGCCGGTATATCCCCTGACCGAGGGGCTGCAGCAGAAACCGATGCGCAAGGTGATGCGCGAGGTCGTTGCCCGCTTTCTCGATGATGTGGAAAACCATCTGCCCGCCTCCCTTTTGACGCCGCATGATTTCATGCCGGTGCCGGCAGCCCTCAGACAGGTGCATATGCCGCCGGCCGACGCCGATCTCGCCGGGCTGAACGAAGGGCGTTCCCAGGCCCACCGCTCGCTTGCCTTCGAGGAATTTTTCTTCTGGGAATTGGGGCTGGCCCTGAAACGGCGCGGCATTACGCTTGAGGAAGGTATTGCCTTTCAGGTTACCCACCGCTATACTAAGCAGCTTGCCAGGTTACTGCCCTTTGAACTGACCGCGGCCCAGCGCCGGGTGTTGTCCGAGATCAAGGCCGACATGATGGCGCCTCATCCGATGCACCGCCTGGTGCAGGGGGACGTGGGGTGCGGCAAGACCCTGGTGGCACTGATGGCTGCCCTGGTGGCGGTCGAGAACGATTACCAGGTGGCCATCATGGCCCCCACCGAGATCCTGGCGGAACAGCACTGGCTGACGATTCATCGCTGGTGTGCCGAACTCGGCATCGAAACGGTCCTCCTGACCGCTGGCATGAAAGGCAGGGCCAAAAGCGACGCCATGGCGCGAGTGACCGAGGGCAGTGCCCGCATCGTGATCGGCACCCATGCCGTGATCCAGGACAAAGTCGAGTTTAAACGCCTCGGGCTGGGCATCATCGACGAACAGCATCGTTTCGGGGTGCTGCAGCGCGGCATTCTGAAGAAAAAGGGAAGCAATCCCGATATCCTGGTGATGACCGCCACACCGATACCGCGCACCCTGGCCATGACGCTGTTCGGCGACCTGTCACTCTCGGTGATCGACGAGCTGCCGCCGGGGCGGACGCCGGTCGAGACGCGTGTTTATTTCGAGTCGCGGCGGGCGCAGGTGTACGACATGATCCGCCGGGAGATCGGGCAGGGGCGTCAGGCATACCTGATCTATCCGCTGGTCGAAGAGACCGAAAAATCCGATCTGCGCGCTGCCGCCCAAATGGCGGAGCATCTGCGGACCGATATCTTTCCCGGTCTGCGGGTGGCGCTGCTCCACGGCCGCATGAGCCCGGAGGAGAAGGAGGCGGTGATGGGCTCCTTCAAGGCTCGGGAAACGGATATACTGGTAGCCACCACGGTGATCGAGGTGGGCATCGATGTCCCCAATGCCACGGTGATGGTTATCGAACATGCCGAGCGTTTCGGCCTGTCCCAGCTGCATCAGCTCAGGGGCAGGGTCGGCCGGGGCCAGGCCCGGTCGTACTGCATTCTTCTGACCTCGGGCAAGCTCTCCGAGGATGGCGAAAAGCGGCTGCACGAAATGGAAAAGACCAACGACGGCTTTCGCATAGCCGAGGCGGATCTCGAGATACGGGGGCCCGGCGATTTCCTCGGCACGCGTCAGTCCGGCATGCCCGACTTCAGAATTGCCAACATCCTGCGGGATGGACAGATACTTGAAACGGCCCGTAAAGCCGCCTTTGAATTGCTGGCCGCCGATCCGGAACTGTCCGGTTCCGATCATGTGCGGCTGCGTGAAGAACTGGTCAGCCGTTGGGGCCAACGGCTCGAACTCGGTTCGATAGGATGA
- the thpR gene encoding RNA 2',3'-cyclic phosphodiesterase has protein sequence MRLFIAIELPDAVKQTLGRLRTEIPGARWVVPDQLHLTLAFLGETDQETAQSLTTKLADIQARGFDLRFGSTGCFPDKRRPRVVWIGFEPEPLLQKLAALVRAAVLASGIPQEERPFSPHITLARLRAPASIAGFPDGPVAISSVPVREFTLFESRLTSSGAIHTAIRSFGLLDPPLE, from the coding sequence ATGAGACTTTTCATTGCCATCGAACTTCCCGATGCGGTCAAACAGACTCTCGGCCGGTTGCGCACGGAGATCCCGGGGGCTCGGTGGGTCGTGCCGGACCAGCTTCATCTGACCCTTGCATTTCTTGGAGAAACCGACCAGGAGACTGCCCAAAGCCTGACAACCAAGCTGGCAGATATCCAGGCCAGGGGGTTCGATCTCCGTTTCGGCAGTACCGGTTGCTTTCCCGACAAGCGCAGGCCGCGGGTAGTATGGATCGGATTCGAGCCCGAACCGCTGCTGCAGAAATTGGCTGCCCTGGTTCGTGCGGCAGTGCTGGCTTCCGGCATCCCTCAGGAGGAGCGCCCCTTTTCGCCCCATATCACCCTGGCCCGCCTCAGGGCTCCCGCCAGCATTGCCGGCTTTCCGGACGGCCCCGTAGCTATATCCTCCGTACCGGTACGGGAATTTACCCTCTTCGAAAGCCGCTTGACATCATCCGGTGCCATCCATACGGCTATCAGAAGTTTTGGTCTGCTCGACCCACCGCTTGAATAA
- a CDS encoding DUF1858 domain-containing protein, whose protein sequence is MSDKITKDMTFFEVMRTYPESVKVLQKYNLGCIGCMGAQNESLEQGANAHGIDAETLVKDLNAAVA, encoded by the coding sequence ATGAGCGACAAAATCACCAAGGACATGACCTTTTTCGAAGTGATGCGTACCTACCCCGAATCGGTCAAGGTACTGCAGAAATACAACCTGGGCTGCATCGGCTGCATGGGCGCCCAGAACGAAAGCCTTGAGCAGGGCGCCAATGCCCATGGCATCGATGCCGAGACCCTTGTCAAGGATCTCAACGCCGCCGTTGCGTAG
- the greA gene encoding transcription elongation factor GreA, whose protein sequence is MSHTIPLTKESYEALQEELKRLIREERPRVIQDIAEARSHGDLSENAEYDAAKNRQGFIEGRIQEINGKLARAHVVDLRGLTPDKVVFGATVTLYDTASEEEVTYRIVGEDEADIKQGKISCTSPVGKALIGHKLDDSVRVSVPSGTKEYEIIDIKYE, encoded by the coding sequence ATGTCTCATACAATCCCATTGACCAAAGAAAGCTATGAGGCCTTGCAGGAGGAGCTCAAGCGGCTGATCCGCGAAGAGCGCCCCAGGGTGATTCAGGACATAGCGGAAGCCCGTTCCCACGGGGATCTGTCTGAAAACGCGGAATACGATGCAGCCAAAAACCGCCAGGGATTCATCGAAGGGCGCATCCAGGAGATCAACGGCAAGCTGGCGCGTGCACATGTGGTGGACCTGCGGGGCCTTACCCCGGACAAAGTCGTGTTCGGCGCAACCGTTACGCTGTACGATACCGCCTCGGAGGAAGAGGTTACCTACCGCATCGTCGGCGAGGACGAGGCCGATATCAAGCAGGGCAAGATCTCCTGTACCTCACCGGTCGGCAAGGCGCTGATCGGTCACAAGCTGGATGACTCGGTCAGGGTCAGCGTGCCTTCCGGAACAAAGGAATACGAGATCATTGACATCAAGTACGAGTAA
- the carB gene encoding carbamoyl-phosphate synthase large subunit, producing MPKRTDLNKILIIGAGPIVIGQACEFDYSGTQACKALKEEGYEVVLLNSNPATIMTDPDFADRTYIEPVTPDILAKIIEKERPDAVLPTLGGQTALNTAVSVAEMGVLDKFGVELIGAKLPAIKKAEDRTLFKAAMEKIGLSVPRSGLAHNHNEAMQVIKEVGFPAIIRPSFTLGGTGGGIAYNMEEYERMSMAGIDASPTDEILVEESVIGWKEYELEVMRDTADNVVIICSIENFDPMGVHTGDSITVAPAQTLTDKEYQILRDAALKIIREIGVDTGGSNIQFGINPRNGRLVVIEMNPRVSRSSALASKATGFPIAKIAAKLAVGYTLDEVTNDITRETPACFEPTIDYVVTKIPRFTFEKFPAADATLTTQMKSVGEVMSIGRTFKESFQKALRSLEIGVCGFDSKLFDLGEETRRALSAKEQQLLSEKLRTPNCDRLWYLGDALRSGMTVEEIFQCTAIDPWFLHNIRQIIALEENLKQVKVEVEAEENLKGIIREAKQMGFSDKMLAKLWRTTEDAVRDLRHRLNVRPVYKRVDTCAAEFEAYTPYLYSTYEEECEAEPSDRKKIMILGGGPNRIGQGIEFDYCCVHGVFALAEDGYETIMVNCNPETVSTDYDTSDRLYFEPLTLEDVLEIVAKEKPTGVIVQFGGQTPLKLAVALEKAGVPIIGTSPDAIDRAEDRERFQEMLHKLELRQPENGTARSAEEAEKVANRIGYPVVVRPSYVLGGRAMEIVYDDENLRRYMTTAVQASPEHPILIDKFLDQAIEIDVDALCDGTEVVIGGIMEHIEEAGIHSGDSACSLPPYSVSADIVAEIRRQTALMALELNVKGLMNVQYAVKDGVIYILEVNPRASRTSPFVSKATGRPLAKIAARIMAGKSLKELGVSGDIVPQHISVKESVFPFVKFPGVDTLLGPEMKSTGEVMGIGDTFAEAFAKAQMGANVKLPLTGNVFISVRDADKKHVVNAAEKLYKAGFGILATGGTATFLAEKGIPVKRVNKVLEGRPHIVDAIKNGEVSLVVNTTHGAQAVADSFSIRREALMHNVAYYTTVAGAKAAVDSIIDLKEHELGVKALQDYLR from the coding sequence ATGCCTAAAAGAACAGACCTCAACAAGATCCTGATCATTGGTGCCGGCCCGATCGTCATCGGCCAGGCCTGCGAGTTCGACTACTCCGGGACCCAGGCCTGCAAGGCCCTCAAGGAAGAGGGCTACGAGGTGGTGCTGCTGAACAGCAACCCCGCCACCATCATGACCGATCCCGATTTTGCCGACCGCACCTACATCGAACCGGTCACCCCCGATATCCTGGCCAAAATCATCGAAAAGGAGCGCCCCGACGCGGTCCTGCCGACCCTGGGGGGGCAGACGGCCCTCAACACGGCCGTGTCCGTAGCGGAAATGGGGGTGCTGGACAAATTCGGCGTGGAACTGATCGGAGCCAAGCTGCCCGCCATCAAAAAGGCCGAGGACCGTACCCTGTTCAAGGCCGCCATGGAGAAGATCGGGCTGTCGGTTCCCCGCTCCGGTCTGGCCCACAATCACAACGAGGCCATGCAGGTAATCAAGGAGGTCGGCTTTCCGGCCATTATCCGTCCCTCCTTCACCCTGGGAGGCACCGGCGGCGGCATCGCCTACAACATGGAAGAGTACGAAAGGATGTCCATGGCCGGCATCGACGCCTCGCCGACCGATGAGATCCTGGTGGAGGAGTCGGTCATCGGCTGGAAGGAGTACGAGCTGGAGGTCATGCGCGACACGGCCGACAACGTCGTGATCATCTGTTCGATCGAGAACTTCGACCCCATGGGAGTTCACACCGGCGATTCCATCACCGTTGCACCGGCCCAGACCCTGACCGACAAGGAGTACCAGATCCTGCGGGACGCTGCGCTCAAGATCATCCGCGAGATCGGGGTCGATACCGGCGGCTCCAACATCCAGTTCGGCATCAATCCCCGCAACGGCCGGCTGGTGGTGATCGAGATGAATCCGCGCGTGTCGCGCTCTTCGGCCCTGGCTTCCAAGGCAACCGGCTTCCCGATCGCCAAGATTGCGGCCAAGCTGGCCGTGGGCTACACCCTGGACGAGGTCACCAACGATATTACCCGCGAGACCCCGGCCTGCTTTGAGCCGACCATCGACTACGTGGTCACCAAGATCCCGCGCTTCACCTTCGAGAAGTTCCCGGCTGCCGATGCCACCCTGACCACCCAGATGAAATCGGTGGGAGAGGTGATGTCCATCGGGCGCACCTTCAAAGAGTCGTTCCAGAAGGCCCTGCGGTCGCTGGAAATCGGCGTGTGCGGATTCGACTCCAAGCTCTTCGATCTGGGGGAGGAAACTCGCCGGGCCCTGAGCGCCAAGGAGCAGCAGCTCCTGTCGGAGAAGCTGCGCACTCCCAATTGCGACCGGCTGTGGTACCTGGGAGATGCGCTGCGCAGCGGTATGACGGTGGAGGAGATCTTCCAGTGCACCGCCATCGATCCCTGGTTCCTGCACAACATCCGCCAGATCATTGCGCTTGAGGAGAACCTTAAGCAGGTTAAGGTAGAGGTTGAGGCTGAGGAAAACCTGAAGGGCATCATCCGCGAAGCCAAGCAGATGGGCTTCTCGGACAAGATGCTGGCCAAGCTCTGGCGCACCACCGAAGACGCGGTCCGCGACCTGCGCCACAGGCTCAATGTCCGCCCGGTCTACAAGCGGGTCGATACCTGCGCCGCCGAATTCGAGGCCTACACCCCGTATCTCTACTCCACCTATGAGGAGGAGTGCGAGGCTGAACCGAGCGACCGCAAGAAGATCATGATCCTGGGTGGCGGACCCAACCGGATCGGTCAGGGGATCGAGTTCGACTACTGCTGCGTGCACGGTGTCTTTGCTCTGGCCGAGGACGGCTACGAAACCATAATGGTCAACTGCAATCCCGAGACCGTCTCGACTGATTACGATACCTCCGACCGACTCTATTTCGAGCCGCTGACCCTGGAGGATGTGCTGGAGATCGTCGCCAAGGAGAAGCCCACCGGCGTGATCGTGCAGTTCGGCGGACAGACCCCGCTCAAGCTGGCTGTGGCGCTGGAGAAAGCCGGCGTACCGATCATAGGCACCTCGCCGGATGCCATCGACCGGGCCGAAGACCGCGAGCGTTTCCAAGAGATGCTGCACAAACTGGAGCTGCGCCAGCCGGAAAACGGCACGGCCCGTTCCGCCGAAGAGGCGGAAAAGGTTGCCAACCGCATCGGCTATCCGGTGGTGGTGCGCCCCTCCTACGTACTGGGGGGCCGGGCCATGGAGATCGTCTACGACGACGAAAACCTGCGCCGTTACATGACCACCGCCGTACAGGCCTCGCCCGAGCATCCGATCCTGATCGACAAGTTCCTGGACCAGGCCATCGAGATAGATGTGGATGCCCTGTGCGACGGTACAGAGGTGGTGATCGGCGGCATCATGGAACATATAGAAGAGGCTGGCATCCACTCCGGCGATTCGGCCTGTTCGCTGCCACCGTATTCGGTCTCCGCCGATATCGTGGCCGAAATCCGCCGGCAAACCGCCCTGATGGCCCTGGAACTGAACGTCAAGGGGCTGATGAACGTGCAGTACGCGGTCAAGGATGGCGTGATCTACATCCTGGAGGTCAACCCGCGCGCCTCGCGCACATCGCCGTTCGTTTCCAAGGCCACCGGCCGGCCGCTGGCCAAGATCGCGGCCCGGATCATGGCCGGAAAGTCCCTGAAGGAATTGGGCGTTTCCGGCGATATCGTGCCGCAGCATATTTCGGTCAAGGAATCGGTCTTCCCCTTTGTGAAGTTTCCGGGGGTCGACACACTGCTGGGACCGGAAATGAAGTCCACCGGCGAGGTGATGGGGATCGGCGACACCTTTGCCGAGGCCTTTGCCAAGGCGCAGATGGGTGCCAACGTCAAGCTGCCCCTGACCGGCAATGTCTTCATCAGCGTACGGGACGCCGACAAGAAACATGTTGTAAATGCGGCGGAAAAACTGTATAAAGCTGGATTCGGCATCCTGGCAACCGGCGGCACCGCCACCTTCCTGGCGGAAAAGGGCATTCCGGTCAAACGAGTCAACAAGGTGCTGGAAGGCAGGCCGCATATCGTCGATGCCATCAAGAACGGCGAGGTAAGCCTGGTCGTCAACACCACCCACGGCGCCCAGGCGGTTGCCGATTCGTTCTCGATCCGGCGTGAAGCACTGATGCACAACGTCGCCTACTATACGACCGTTGCCGGCGCCAAAGCGGCGGTCGACAGCATCATCGACCTCAAGGAGCATGAGTTGGGAGTCAAGGCGCTGCAGGATTATCTCCGGTAA
- a CDS encoding DMT family protein yields the protein MRTIVLLILSNVFMTFAWYAHLKNLSSRHWLIAVLVSWSIAFFEYLLQVPANRMGYGTFSLAQLKIIQEVITLTVFVPFAVFYMGTSLTWNYLWAGCCLAGAVFFIFR from the coding sequence ATGAGAACGATAGTCTTGCTGATCCTATCCAACGTGTTCATGACCTTTGCCTGGTATGCCCATCTCAAGAATCTCAGTTCCCGGCATTGGCTGATCGCGGTCCTGGTGTCGTGGAGTATCGCCTTTTTCGAGTATCTGCTGCAGGTGCCGGCCAACCGCATGGGCTACGGGACTTTCAGCCTGGCGCAACTGAAGATCATCCAGGAGGTCATCACCCTGACGGTGTTCGTGCCGTTTGCGGTTTTCTACATGGGAACCTCCCTGACATGGAATTATCTCTGGGCCGGGTGCTGCCTGGCCGGAGCCGTTTTTTTTATATTTAGGTAA
- a CDS encoding 4Fe-4S cluster-binding domain-containing protein: MHYLDLYQSGELLQRVREAYRRLAACDLCPHDCGVNRIAGETGLCGAGAHPRIASANVHRGEEPPISGTRGSGTIFLSGCSLKCRFCQNFPISQLGNGEDTTAAGLAQRMLKLQRQRVHNINFVTPTHYLPQILAALYLAIPQGFRLPIVWNSSGYEKVDALRLLDGVVAVYLPDMKYASNESAVAVSGAPGYSETNRDAVAEMLRQVGHLRTDEEDIALSGLIVRHLVLPEGKGGSRDTLSWIARNLGTETHVALMSQYFPAHRAMDTPGIDRTLTGDEYDAAVEALEEASLENGWVQELDEERGAV; the protein is encoded by the coding sequence ATGCATTACTTAGATCTTTATCAATCAGGCGAATTGCTGCAGCGTGTCCGGGAGGCCTACCGACGGCTGGCGGCCTGCGACCTGTGTCCCCACGATTGCGGCGTGAACCGTATTGCCGGGGAAACGGGCCTCTGCGGTGCCGGCGCCCATCCGCGCATCGCCTCGGCCAATGTGCACCGCGGCGAGGAACCCCCCATCTCCGGCACGCGAGGTTCCGGCACGATCTTCCTGTCCGGCTGTTCCTTGAAATGCCGCTTTTGCCAGAACTTCCCCATCAGCCAGTTGGGCAACGGCGAGGACACCACGGCGGCCGGGCTGGCGCAGCGGATGCTCAAGCTGCAGCGGCAGCGGGTGCACAACATCAACTTCGTTACGCCGACCCACTACCTGCCCCAGATTCTGGCAGCCCTGTATCTTGCTATTCCGCAGGGTTTCCGTCTCCCGATCGTCTGGAATTCCAGCGGCTATGAGAAGGTTGATGCGCTGAGGCTCCTGGATGGTGTGGTGGCCGTTTACCTGCCGGATATGAAGTATGCCTCCAATGAATCGGCGGTCGCCGTATCCGGTGCCCCCGGCTATTCGGAAACCAACCGCGACGCTGTGGCAGAGATGCTCCGTCAGGTAGGGCATTTGCGCACCGATGAGGAGGACATCGCCCTCAGCGGCCTGATCGTCCGACATCTGGTACTGCCGGAGGGCAAGGGGGGCAGCAGGGATACGCTGAGCTGGATCGCCCGCAACCTGGGCACCGAGACCCACGTGGCGTTGATGAGCCAGTATTTTCCCGCCCATCGGGCCATGGACACCCCTGGCATCGACCGCACCCTGACCGGCGACGAGTACGATGCCGCAGTCGAGGCCCTGGAGGAGGCATCCCTTGAAAACGGCTGGGTGCAAGAACTGGACGAGGAGCGGGGAGCGGTATGA
- the carA gene encoding glutamine-hydrolyzing carbamoyl-phosphate synthase small subunit has product MKAVLALADGRIFEGRSFGAGGEATGEVVFNTAMSGYQEVLTDPSYKGQMVTMTYTQIGNTGINPEDIESRGLFLSGFIVREYQDCYSNWRATMSLDAYLKENGVVGIHGLDTRALTRHLRDKGAQNGIISTIDFNHESLIAKARAIPSMSGLDLASGVSCDQPYHWTQGLWDLEGGYPEVDRSGLKYKVVAYDFGIKYNILRCLVDAGCDVTVVPANFPAEEALAMNPDGIFLSNGPGDPEPLAQVQAEIRKFIGKKPVFGICLGHQLLGLALGGKTMKLPFGNHGSNLPVMDMATRKVEITSQNHGFAVDLDSLGDAACLGHENLNDQTVEGISHCSLPIFSVQHHPEASPGPHDSHYLFGRFVELMEKNR; this is encoded by the coding sequence ATGAAAGCAGTTCTGGCGCTCGCTGACGGGCGCATCTTTGAAGGCAGATCATTTGGCGCCGGCGGCGAGGCCACCGGCGAAGTCGTGTTCAATACCGCCATGTCCGGGTACCAGGAAGTGTTGACCGATCCCTCCTACAAGGGCCAGATGGTTACCATGACCTATACCCAGATCGGCAACACCGGCATAAACCCCGAGGACATCGAGAGCCGCGGGCTGTTCCTGTCCGGCTTCATCGTCCGTGAATACCAGGACTGTTACTCCAACTGGCGCGCCACCATGAGCCTGGACGCCTACCTGAAGGAGAACGGCGTGGTCGGCATCCATGGCCTGGACACCCGTGCCCTGACCCGCCATCTGCGCGACAAGGGAGCCCAGAACGGCATCATCTCCACCATTGATTTCAACCATGAAAGCCTGATCGCCAAAGCGCGCGCCATTCCCAGCATGTCCGGCCTTGATCTGGCCAGCGGTGTCTCCTGCGATCAGCCCTACCACTGGACCCAGGGGCTGTGGGACCTGGAAGGGGGCTATCCCGAGGTGGACCGCTCCGGTCTGAAGTACAAGGTGGTGGCCTACGATTTCGGCATCAAGTACAACATCCTGCGCTGCCTGGTGGATGCCGGTTGTGACGTGACCGTGGTACCGGCCAATTTCCCGGCCGAAGAGGCCCTGGCCATGAATCCGGACGGCATTTTCCTCAGCAACGGCCCCGGCGATCCCGAACCGCTGGCACAGGTGCAGGCGGAGATCCGCAAATTCATCGGCAAAAAGCCGGTGTTCGGCATCTGCCTGGGGCACCAGTTGCTGGGGTTGGCCCTGGGGGGCAAGACCATGAAACTCCCCTTCGGCAACCACGGCTCCAACCTGCCGGTCATGGACATGGCCACCCGTAAGGTCGAAATCACCTCACAGAATCACGGCTTTGCCGTTGATCTCGATTCACTGGGCGATGCAGCCTGCCTGGGGCACGAGAATCTGAACGACCAGACCGTGGAGGGTATCAGTCACTGTTCGCTGCCGATCTTCTCGGTGCAGCATCATCCCGAGGCCTCGCCCGGTCCGCACGATTCGCATTATCTGTTCGGACGGTTCGTGGAACTGATGGAGAAAAATCGGTGA